One window from the genome of bacterium encodes:
- a CDS encoding IS110 family transposase, with product MLKQFAAGDEAVRWLSSLPGIDDFFSVLIRYEVDDIDRFATAKRFASYAGLVPATYATGKRMAYRRLTKRGNKWLRWAFIEAVTAAILFAVSPSPLPAPQSPPGHQG from the coding sequence TTGCTCAAGCAGTTCGCCGCCGGCGACGAGGCGGTGCGCTGGCTCAGCAGCCTCCCTGGCATCGACGACTTCTTCTCCGTTTTGATCCGCTATGAGGTCGACGACATCGACCGCTTCGCCACTGCCAAGCGCTTTGCCAGCTATGCCGGCCTGGTCCCCGCCACCTACGCCACGGGGAAGCGCATGGCATATAGGCGGTTGACGAAGCGGGGGAACAAGTGGCTCCGGTGGGCCTTCATCGAAGCGGTCACGGCGGCGATCCTATTCGCCGTTTCTCCGTCGCCACTACCAGCGCCTCAAAGCCCGCCGGGCCACCAAGGATGA
- a CDS encoding exodeoxyribonuclease III, which translates to MAGSAKLPTPAIKLGTWNVNGIRARQGEVQQWIERERPDVVCLQEIKAESHQVPPALCEMEGYWCYWHGGKGYSGVGLHVSKEIAPQRPLFVHPAFDCENRIVVTEVGGITIGSVYVPNGGRDFAAKMRFLEALDEYAAAFQTEVAGEARQLVLCGDMNVARSDLDVHPKERKPRAIGQLPEERALIERILSRGLVDLGRTLDPNNDHLFTWWAPWRNLRQRNIGWRLDYVFVSISLAARATACLVQTEVGTSDHAPVLARFS; encoded by the coding sequence GTGGCCGGAAGCGCTAAGCTGCCCACGCCAGCCATTAAGCTCGGAACCTGGAACGTCAATGGGATCCGGGCGCGTCAGGGCGAGGTCCAGCAATGGATCGAGCGCGAGCGTCCGGATGTCGTCTGCCTGCAGGAGATCAAGGCCGAGTCCCACCAGGTGCCACCTGCACTGTGTGAGATGGAAGGGTACTGGTGCTATTGGCACGGCGGCAAAGGCTACTCGGGCGTCGGTCTTCACGTCAGCAAGGAAATCGCACCCCAACGGCCGCTGTTCGTTCATCCCGCGTTCGATTGCGAGAATCGAATCGTGGTAACGGAAGTCGGCGGCATCACCATTGGGTCGGTCTATGTGCCCAACGGTGGTCGAGACTTCGCGGCGAAAATGCGATTCCTCGAAGCGCTCGACGAATACGCCGCGGCGTTCCAGACCGAGGTTGCGGGGGAAGCACGCCAACTCGTGCTGTGCGGGGACATGAACGTAGCGCGATCGGATCTTGATGTACATCCGAAAGAGCGCAAGCCCCGGGCGATTGGACAACTTCCTGAGGAGCGCGCGCTGATCGAGCGGATCCTGAGCCGCGGCCTGGTGGACCTGGGTCGCACCCTCGACCCGAACAACGACCATCTCTTCACCTGGTGGGCGCCCTGGCGCAACCTGCGCCAGCGGAACATCGGGTGGCGGCTCGACTATGTGTTCGTGAGCATCTCGTTGGCAGCGCGGGCGACTGCCTGCCTCGTCCAGACAGAAGTGGGAACCAGCGACCATGCGCCTGTGCTGGCCCGCTTCAGTTGA